In Nitrospirota bacterium, the following are encoded in one genomic region:
- a CDS encoding four helix bundle protein, translating to MKGNDKLRQRFYEFALLIIKFVRNLPKEMVAYEIGKQLLRSGTSIATNYEEATGAFSKDDFIYKISVAFKEAKETNLWLRLLKDSGIFTKDIDALIQESEEIRNILGKSVTTAKRHRQ from the coding sequence ATGAAAGGGAATGATAAGCTGAGACAGCGATTTTATGAATTTGCTTTACTGATTATAAAATTTGTAAGAAATCTTCCAAAAGAGATGGTTGCCTATGAAATAGGAAAACAGTTATTAAGGTCTGGAACATCCATAGCAACTAACTATGAAGAGGCTACAGGAGCTTTTAGCAAAGATGATTTTATATATAAAATAAGCGTTGCCTTTAAGGAGGCAAAGGAAACCAATCTTTGGCTCAGGTTGCTTAAAGATTCTGGCATCTTTACGAAGGATATAGATGCTTTAATTCAGGAATCAGAGGAAATAAGAAATATTTTAGGAAAAAGTGTCACAACTGCAAAGAGGCACAGGCAATAA